One segment of Cinclus cinclus chromosome 30, bCinCin1.1, whole genome shotgun sequence DNA contains the following:
- the LOC134054920 gene encoding tubulin alpha-1B chain, producing the protein MRECISIHVGQAGVQIGNACWELYCLEHGIQPDGQMPSDKTIGGGDDSFNTFFSETGAGKHVPRAVFVDLEPTVIDEVRTGTYRQLFHPEQLITGKEDAANNYARGHYTIGKEIIDLVLDRIRKLADQCTGLQGFLVFHSFGGGTGSGFTSLLMERLSVDYGKKSKLEFSIYPAPQVSTAVVEPYNSILTTHTTLEHSDCAFMVDNEAIYDICRRNLDIERPTYTNLNRLISQIVSSITASLRFDGALNVDLTEFQTNLVPYPRIHFPLATYAPVISAEKAYHEQLSVAEITNACFEPANQMVKCDPRHGKYMACCLLYRGDVVPKDVNAAIATIKTKRSIQFVDWCPTGFKVGINYQPPTVVPGGDLAKVQRAVCMLSNTTAIAEAWARLDHKFDLMYAKRAFVHWYVGEGMEEGEFSEAREDMAALEKDYEEVGVDSVEGEGEEEGEEY; encoded by the exons ATG CGCGAGTGCATCTCCATCCACGTGGGCCAAGCAGGCGTGCAGATCGGCAATGCGTGCTGGGAGCTGTACTGCCTGGAGCACGGCATCCAGCCCGACGGGCAGATGCCCAGCGACAAGACCATCGGCGGGGGGGACGACTCCTTCAACACCTTCTTCAGCGAGACGGGCGCCGGCAAGCACGTGCCCCGGGCCGTGTTCGTGGACCTGGAGCCCACGGTGATCG ACGAGGTGCGCACGGGGACGTACCGGCAGCTCTTCCACCCCGAGCAGCTGATCACGGGCAAGGAGGATGCGGCCAACAACTACGCCCGCGGGCACTACACCATCGGCAAGGAGATCATCGACCTGGTCCTTGACCGCATCCGCAAGCTG GCTGACCAGtgcacagggctgcagggctTCCTGGTGTTCCACAGCTTTGGTGGTGGCACCGGTTCTGGCTTCACCTCCCTGCTTATGGAGCGGCTCTCTGTCGACTACGGCAAGAAGTCCAAGCTGGAGTTCTCCATCTACCCAGCCCCGCAGGTGTCCACGGCTGTGGTGGAGCCCTACAACTCCATCCTCACCACCCACACCACCCTGGAGCACTCTGACTGTGCCTTCATGGTGGACAACGAGGCCATCTACGACATCTGTCGCCGCAACCTGGACATCGAGCGTCCCACCTACACCAACCTCAACCGCCTCATCAGCCAGATCGTGTCCTCCATCACAGCCTCGCTGCGCTTTGACGGAGCCCTGAACGTCGACCTGACAGAGTTCCAGACCAACCTGGTGCCGTACCCCCGCATCCACTTCCCACTGGCCACCTATGCCCCGGTCATCTCTGCTGAGAAGGCTTATCACGAGCAGCTCTCGGTGGCCGAGATCACCAACGCCTGCTTTGAGCCGGCCAACCAGATGGTCAAGTGTGACCCGCGGCACGGCAAGTACATGGCGTGCTGCCTGCTGTACCGCGGGGACGTGGTGCCCAAGGATGTCAACGCTGCCATCGCCACCATCAAGACCAAGCGTAGCATCCAGTTTGTGGACTGGTGCCCTACTGGTTTCAAGGTGGGCATCAACTACCAGCCTCCCACGGTGGTGCCCGGGGGCGACCTGGCCAAGGTGCAGCGCGCCGTGTGCATGCTGAGCAACACCACGGCCATCGCCGAGGCCTGGGCCCGCCTGGACCACAAGTTTGACCTGATGTACGCCAAGAGGGCGTTTGTGCACTGGTACGTGGGGGAGGGCATGGAGGAGGGAGAGTTCTCGGAGGCCCGTGAGGATATGGCTGCCCTGGAGAAGGATTATGAGGAGGTGGGGGTGGATTCtgtggaaggagagggagaggaggaaggggaggaataCTAA